From one Eucalyptus grandis isolate ANBG69807.140 chromosome 9, ASM1654582v1, whole genome shotgun sequence genomic stretch:
- the LOC104415129 gene encoding flowering-promoting factor 1-like protein 3, with protein sequence MSGVWVFKNGVVRLIENPGANPSSGLNLRRKVLVHSPTNKVITSYADLERKLVSLGWERYYNDPDLLQFHKSSTVHLISLPKDFNKFKSVHMYDIVVKNRNVFKVRDA encoded by the coding sequence ATGTCTGGCGTTTGGGTCTTCAAAAATGGGGTTGTTCGCCTGATTGAGAACCCGGGCGCCAATCCGTCTTCGGGCTTAAACTTGAGGCGCAAAGTGTTGGTTCACTCACCAACAAATAAAGTGATAACATCTTATGCTGATCTTGAGAGGAAGCTGGTTTCACTTGGATGGGAAAGGTACTACAATGATCCAGACCTCCTTCAATTCCACAAGAGTTCCACAGTTCATTTGATATCCCTTCCCAAGGACTTCAACAAGTTCAAGTCCGTGCACATGTACGACATTGTCGTGAAGAACCGCAACGTATTCAAAGTCAGGGATGCATGA
- the LOC104415130 gene encoding vesicle-associated membrane protein 724, translating into MSQPQEGSLIYSFVARGTVVLAEYTQFTGNFPAIAAECLQRLPSGSSKFTYTCDRHTFNFLVEDGYAYCVVATESVGKQIPIAFLERLKEDFKKRYGGGKADTAVAKSLSKEFGPVMKEQMKYTVDHAEEIDKLMKVQAQVSEVKNIMINNIDQAMDRGVKLTILEDKAESLHNEAQIFKKRGGEIRRKMWYQNMKIKLVVLGILLLLVLIIWLSVCKGFNCSN; encoded by the exons ATGAGTCAGCCACAAGAGGGATCGCTGATATACAGCTTCGTGGCGCGGGGCACGGTGGTGCTGGCCGAGTACACGCAGTTCACCGGGAACTTTCCAGCCATCGCCGCTGAGTGCCTCCAGCGACTCCCCTCCGGGAGCAGCAAGTTCACCTACACCTGTGACCGCCACACTTTTAATTTCCTTGTCGAGGATGGCTACG CTTACTGCGTCGTGGCTACTGAATCTGTGGGCAAGCAAATCCCGATTGCGTTTTTGGAGCGCTTAAAAGAGGACTTCAAGAAAAGATACGGAGGTGGGAAAGCGGATACAGCTGTCGCCAAAAGTCTCAGCAAGGAGTTCGG GCCTGTAATGAAAGAGCAGATGAAGTACACCGTAGACCATGCTGAGGAGATTGATAAGCTGATGAAAGTGCAGGCTCAAGTTTCAGAAGTCAAGAACATAATGATAAATAACATCGACCAG GCAATGGACAGGGGAGTAAAACTCACCATTCTAGAGGACAAAGCTGAGAGTCTCCACAACGAG GCTCAGATATTCAAGAAACGAGGGGGAGAGATCCGGCGGAAGATGTGGTATCAGAACATGAAGATCAAGTTGGTTGTGCTGGGGATCCTGCTGCTTCTCGTGCTGATAATCTGGCTCTCTGTATGCAAAGGGTTCAATTGCAGCAACTAG
- the LOC104415131 gene encoding probable glutathione S-transferase yields MCEEEVKLLGAWGSPFSWRVEVALKMKGVEYEYFDEDLMNRPKSSLLLEYNPVHKKIPVLVHNGKSIAESLVILEYIDEIWNDRPVILLPQDPRDRAIARFWAKFIDDNCVPALWRSCRREGIERENAFEEAYALLNVLEAELKDKQKRFFGGDTIGFVDITGNFIGYWIGVIQEVAGVRLLTPEKFPLLCKWCCEFQNFPIFKENLPPREQLFAFFKARFERKRKTLRGGLMTLR; encoded by the exons ATGTGTGAGGAAGAAGTGAAGCTGCTGGGTGCATGGGGGAGCCCGTTTAGCTGGCGGGTGGAGGTGGCTCTCAAAATGAAAGGAGTCGAGTACGAGTATTTTGACGAGGACTTGATGAACCGCCCCAAAAGCTCTTTGCTTCTCGAGTACAACCCGGTCCATAAGAAGATACCCGTGCTCGTCCACAATGGCAAGTCCATTGCTGAGTCGCTGGTGATTCTCGAGTACATCGATGAGATTTGGAATGACCGCCCTGTGATCTTGTTGCCTCAAGATCCGCGCGACCGAGCCATCGCACGTTTCTGGGCCAAGTTCATCGATGACAAC TGCGTTCCAGCTCTATGGCGATCTTGTCGGCGCGAGGGTATTGAACGAGAAAACGCATTCGAGGAAGCATATGCCCTCCTAAATGTGCTTGAAGCCGAGCTCAAGGACAAGCAGAAGAGGTTCTTCGGAGGAGACACCATCGGGTTCGTGGATATCACAGGCAACTTCATCGGCTACTGGATTGGAGTGATCCAAGAAGTGGCCGGGGTCCGTCTGCTGACCCCGGAAAAGTTCCCCCTGCTATGCAAGTGGTGCTGCGAGTTCCAAAACTTCCCCATCTTCAAGGAAAATTTGCCTCCGAGAGAGCAACTCTTCGCCTTCTTCAAGGCTCGcttcgagaggaagaggaagactcTCCGTGGCGGCTTGATGACATTACGGTAA